One Mycobacterium kubicae genomic window carries:
- a CDS encoding DUF1059 domain-containing protein, which translates to MKTHITCPCGEAITGKDEDELVELTQAHLADAHPGLEYDRDAILFMAY; encoded by the coding sequence GTGAAGACCCACATCACGTGTCCGTGCGGGGAAGCCATCACCGGCAAGGACGAGGACGAGTTGGTCGAGTTGACCCAGGCCCACCTCGCCGACGCTCATCCGGGCTTGGAGTACGACCGCGACGCCATCCTGTTCATGGCGTACTAG
- a CDS encoding HhH-GPD-type base excision DNA repair protein: protein MKLWLAQESEADRLLAENPFALLVGMVLDQQIPLEKAFRGPKVIEERMSLAGPKKIADRMGGFDAADIADYDPDKFAALCSERPAIHRFPAAMAKRIQALAQIIVDRYNGDAAAIWTAGEPDGKELLRRLKGLPGFGEQKARIFLALLGKQYGVTPSGWQEAAGEFGKPGTHLSVADIVDAQSLGKVRSYKKQMKEAAKKVPEKVQRKAAT from the coding sequence TTGAAGCTGTGGCTAGCTCAAGAATCTGAGGCCGACAGGCTCCTGGCCGAAAATCCCTTCGCCCTGCTTGTCGGGATGGTGCTTGATCAGCAGATTCCCTTGGAGAAGGCGTTTCGCGGACCGAAGGTGATCGAAGAGCGCATGAGCCTGGCCGGGCCGAAGAAGATCGCCGACCGGATGGGCGGCTTCGACGCCGCCGACATCGCCGACTACGACCCGGACAAGTTCGCCGCGTTGTGCTCGGAAAGGCCTGCGATACATCGCTTTCCAGCCGCCATGGCCAAGCGGATCCAGGCGCTCGCACAGATCATCGTCGACCGCTACAACGGCGATGCGGCCGCCATTTGGACCGCTGGAGAGCCGGACGGCAAGGAGTTGCTGCGTCGCCTCAAAGGCTTGCCCGGCTTCGGCGAGCAGAAGGCCCGCATCTTCCTGGCACTGCTGGGCAAGCAGTACGGGGTGACGCCGTCGGGCTGGCAGGAGGCCGCCGGTGAGTTCGGCAAGCCCGGCACGCACCTGTCCGTCGCCGACATCGTCGACGCGCAATCCCTGGGGAAAGTGCGGTCGTACAAGAAGCAGATGAAAGAAGCGGCCAAGAAAGTGCCCGAGAAAGTGCAAAGAAAGGCGGCAACGTGA
- a CDS encoding nuclear transport factor 2 family protein: MVNEARLAQLLARDELHQLVTAYCRAVDRADYAALRRLYHPDAVDSHGSFSTGGVEEFIAQLQAAEPYVRVSQHNITTTNFVIDTDTARGEIYCLVFHTFAGAEHDVDVIIGGRYLDEYTRHDGQWKFRNRTIVADWAYQNDPSQVSFAHPSTRGSLRGRPGQADPSVSFFTAAHG, from the coding sequence GTGGTGAACGAGGCCAGATTGGCGCAGCTGCTGGCCCGCGATGAACTGCATCAACTCGTCACCGCCTATTGTCGGGCCGTCGACCGCGCTGACTATGCAGCACTGCGCCGCCTGTATCACCCCGATGCGGTCGATTCGCACGGCTCATTCTCGACCGGTGGCGTCGAAGAGTTCATCGCCCAACTCCAGGCCGCAGAACCCTATGTGCGTGTCTCCCAACACAACATCACCACGACGAACTTCGTGATCGACACCGACACCGCCCGCGGCGAAATCTACTGCCTGGTGTTCCACACCTTCGCCGGTGCCGAACACGACGTCGACGTCATCATCGGCGGCCGGTACCTCGACGAGTACACCCGGCACGACGGCCAGTGGAAGTTCCGGAACCGCACCATCGTGGCCGATTGGGCATACCAGAACGACCCGTCGCAGGTGAGCTTCGCACACCCCAGCACCCGCGGGAGCCTGCGCGGCAGACCGGGCCAGGCCGACCCTTCGGTCAGCTTTTTCACCGCGGCACACGGCTAA
- a CDS encoding DUF5302 domain-containing protein — protein sequence MAESKSPEDAAPEDDTKRKFREALERKTANSSGKSEHKAGGGKQSRAHGPVENRREFRRKSG from the coding sequence ATGGCCGAATCGAAGTCCCCGGAAGACGCCGCACCAGAGGACGACACCAAACGCAAGTTCCGGGAGGCGCTGGAACGCAAGACGGCCAACTCGTCGGGGAAATCTGAGCACAAGGCCGGTGGCGGCAAGCAGTCGCGGGCCCACGGTCCAGTGGAGAACCGCCGGGAGTTTCGCCGCAAGAGCGGCTAG
- a CDS encoding PPOX class F420-dependent oxidoreductase yields the protein MGRHVFDDKLLAVISCNSLGVLATIKRDGRPQLSNVSYYFDPQKVQLQVSITEPRAKTRNLRRDPRASILVDADDGWSYAVAEGTAELTPPAAAPDDDTVEALIALYRNIAGEHPDWDEYRQAMVTDRRVVLTLPISHVYGLPPGKR from the coding sequence ATGGGCCGCCACGTCTTCGACGACAAACTGCTAGCCGTCATCAGTTGCAACTCGCTGGGAGTGCTGGCCACCATTAAGCGGGATGGCCGCCCCCAGTTGTCGAACGTGTCGTATTACTTCGACCCGCAGAAGGTGCAGCTGCAAGTTTCGATTACCGAACCGCGCGCCAAGACCCGCAACCTGCGGCGCGACCCGCGCGCGTCGATCTTGGTCGACGCCGACGACGGCTGGTCCTACGCCGTAGCCGAGGGAACCGCCGAACTCACGCCTCCCGCGGCCGCGCCCGACGACGACACCGTCGAGGCGTTGATTGCCTTGTACCGCAACATCGCTGGCGAACATCCGGACTGGGACGAATACCGGCAGGCGATGGTCACCGATCGGCGCGTGGTGCTGACGCTGCCGATCTCGCACGTGTACGGCCTGCCGCCGGGTAAGCGTTAG